A DNA window from Enterobacter cloacae subsp. cloacae ATCC 13047 contains the following coding sequences:
- the soxS gene encoding superoxide response transcriptional regulator SoxS yields the protein MSHQQIIQTLIEWIDEHIDQPLNIDVVAKKSGYSKWYLQRMFRTVMHQTLGEYIRQRRLLLAAQALRSTQRPIFDIAMDLGYVSQQTFSRVFRREFDRTPSDYRHQLN from the coding sequence ATGTCGCATCAGCAAATTATTCAGACACTTATTGAATGGATTGATGAACATATCGACCAACCGTTGAACATTGATGTGGTCGCGAAAAAGTCGGGCTATTCGAAATGGTATTTACAGAGAATGTTCCGGACCGTAATGCACCAGACGCTGGGTGAGTACATTCGTCAGCGCAGGTTACTGCTGGCAGCGCAGGCGTTACGCTCTACGCAGCGGCCTATTTTTGATATCGCGATGGATCTGGGGTATGTGTCGCAACAAACCTTTTCCCGCGTGTTTCGCCGCGAGTTTGACCGCACGCCAAGCGATTACCGTCACCAGTTGAATTAA
- the uvrA gene encoding excinuclease ABC subunit UvrA, whose amino-acid sequence MDKIEVRGARTHNLKNINLIIPRDKLIVVTGLSGSGKSSLAFDTLYAEGQRRYVESLSAYARQFLSLMEKPDVDHIEGLSPAISIEQKSTSHNPRSTVGTITEIHDYLRLLYARVGEPRCPDHDVPLAAQTVSQMVDNVLSQPEGKRLMLLAPIIKERKGEHTKTLENLASQGYIRARIDGEVCDLSDPPKLELQKKHTIEVVIDRFKVRDDLATRLAESFETALELSGGTAVVSDMDDPNAEELLFSANFACPICGYSMRELEPRLFSFNNPAGACPTCDGLGVQQYFDPDRVIQNPELSLAGGAIRGWDKRNFYYFQMLKSLAEHYKFDVEAPWASLSPNVHKVILFGSGKENIEFKYMNDRGDTSVRRHPFEGVLHNMERRYKETESSAVREELAKFISNRSCATCEGTRLRREARHVFVENTALPTISDMSIGHAMDFFNNLKLSGQRAKIAEKVLKEIGDRLKFLVNVGLNYLTLSRSAETLSGGEAQRIRLASQIGAGLVGVMYVLDEPSIGLHQRDNERLLGTLIHLRNLGNTVIVVEHDEDAIRAADHVIDIGPGAGVHGGQVVAEGTLKDIMAVPESLTGQYMSGKRKIEVPKQRVAANPEKVLKLTGARGNNLKDVTLTLPVGLFTCITGVSGSGKSTLINDTLFPIAQTALNGATLAEPAPYRDIQGLEHFDKVIDIDQSPIGRTPRSNPATYTGVFTPVRELFAGVPEARSRGYTPGRFSFNVRGGRCEACQGDGVIKVEMHFLPDIYVPCDQCKGKRYNRETLEIKYKGKTIHEVLDMTIEEAREFFDAVPALARKLQTLMDVGLTYIRLGQSATTLSGGEAQRVKLARELSKRGTGQTLYILDEPTTGLHFADIQQLLDVLHQLRDQGNTIVVIEHNLDVIKTADWIVDLGPEGGSGGGEILVSGTPETVAECEASHTARFLKPLL is encoded by the coding sequence ATGGATAAGATCGAAGTTCGGGGCGCCCGCACCCACAATCTCAAGAATATCAACCTCATAATCCCTCGCGACAAACTCATCGTCGTGACCGGGCTTTCGGGGTCTGGCAAATCCTCACTGGCTTTCGACACCCTGTATGCCGAAGGACAGCGCCGTTACGTTGAATCACTCTCTGCGTATGCGCGCCAGTTCCTGTCATTGATGGAAAAACCGGATGTAGACCATATCGAGGGGCTTTCGCCTGCTATCTCTATTGAGCAGAAGTCCACCTCCCACAACCCGCGTTCAACGGTCGGTACCATTACCGAAATTCATGACTACCTGCGTCTGCTGTATGCCCGCGTAGGAGAGCCGCGCTGCCCGGATCACGACGTGCCGCTGGCGGCGCAGACCGTGAGCCAGATGGTGGATAACGTGCTGTCGCAGCCAGAAGGCAAACGCCTGATGCTGCTTGCCCCAATCATTAAAGAGCGTAAGGGCGAGCACACCAAAACGCTGGAAAACCTGGCAAGCCAGGGGTATATCCGCGCCCGTATCGACGGCGAGGTGTGTGACCTGTCCGATCCCCCGAAGCTGGAGCTGCAGAAAAAACACACCATCGAAGTGGTGATTGACCGCTTTAAAGTGCGTGACGATCTGGCGACCCGTCTGGCGGAATCCTTTGAAACTGCGCTGGAACTCTCTGGCGGTACGGCGGTGGTCTCCGATATGGACGACCCGAACGCGGAAGAACTGCTCTTCTCCGCCAACTTTGCCTGCCCGATTTGCGGCTACAGCATGCGTGAGCTGGAGCCACGTCTGTTCTCCTTTAACAACCCGGCGGGAGCCTGCCCGACGTGTGACGGCCTGGGCGTACAGCAGTATTTTGACCCGGACCGCGTGATCCAGAATCCTGAACTGTCGCTGGCTGGCGGTGCGATCCGTGGCTGGGATAAGCGTAACTTTTACTACTTCCAGATGCTTAAATCGCTGGCAGAGCACTACAAGTTCGACGTGGAAGCGCCGTGGGCCAGCCTGAGCCCGAACGTGCACAAAGTGATCCTGTTCGGTTCCGGTAAAGAGAACATCGAGTTCAAATACATGAACGATCGCGGCGATACCTCCGTGCGTCGCCACCCGTTCGAAGGGGTGCTGCACAACATGGAGCGCCGCTACAAAGAGACCGAATCCAGCGCGGTGCGCGAGGAGCTGGCGAAGTTCATCAGCAACCGCTCCTGCGCCACCTGTGAGGGCACGCGTCTGCGTCGCGAAGCGCGCCACGTGTTTGTCGAAAACACGGCGTTGCCGACCATCTCAGACATGAGCATCGGTCACGCAATGGACTTCTTCAACAACCTGAAGCTCTCCGGCCAGCGGGCGAAGATTGCCGAAAAAGTGCTGAAAGAGATCGGCGACCGTCTGAAATTCCTGGTGAACGTCGGCCTGAACTACCTGACGCTTTCCCGCTCCGCAGAGACGCTGTCCGGCGGTGAAGCCCAGCGTATCCGTCTGGCCAGCCAGATTGGCGCGGGCCTGGTGGGCGTCATGTATGTCCTGGACGAACCGTCCATCGGCCTGCACCAGCGCGACAACGAGCGTCTGCTCGGAACGCTTATTCATCTGCGTAACCTCGGCAACACGGTGATTGTGGTCGAGCACGACGAAGATGCGATCCGTGCTGCCGACCATGTGATCGACATCGGCCCGGGCGCAGGCGTGCACGGCGGCCAGGTGGTCGCGGAAGGCACCCTGAAAGACATCATGGCGGTGCCAGAGTCGTTAACCGGCCAGTACATGAGCGGCAAGCGCAAAATTGAGGTGCCGAAACAGCGCGTGGCGGCGAACCCGGAAAAAGTGCTGAAGCTCACCGGCGCTCGCGGCAACAACCTGAAAGACGTGACGCTGACGCTGCCCGTCGGGCTGTTTACCTGTATCACCGGCGTATCCGGTTCCGGTAAGTCGACGCTGATCAACGATACGCTGTTCCCGATTGCGCAGACGGCGCTGAACGGCGCGACGCTGGCCGAACCTGCACCGTACCGCGACATTCAGGGGCTGGAACATTTCGATAAAGTTATCGACATCGACCAAAGCCCGATTGGCCGTACGCCGCGTTCCAACCCGGCGACCTATACCGGCGTCTTCACGCCCGTCCGTGAACTCTTCGCCGGTGTACCGGAAGCGCGTTCGCGCGGCTACACGCCAGGACGTTTCAGCTTTAACGTTCGCGGCGGCCGCTGTGAAGCCTGTCAGGGCGACGGCGTGATCAAGGTTGAGATGCACTTCCTGCCGGATATCTACGTGCCGTGCGACCAGTGCAAAGGCAAACGCTATAACCGTGAAACGCTGGAGATTAAGTACAAAGGCAAGACCATCCACGAAGTGCTGGATATGACCATCGAAGAGGCGCGCGAGTTCTTTGATGCCGTGCCTGCGCTGGCGCGTAAGCTGCAGACGCTGATGGACGTAGGCCTGACCTACATTCGTCTGGGGCAGTCAGCGACCACGCTCTCTGGAGGTGAAGCGCAGCGCGTGAAGCTGGCGCGTGAGTTGTCCAAACGCGGTACCGGGCAAACGCTGTACATTCTCGATGAGCCGACCACCGGTCTGCACTTTGCGGATATCCAGCAATTGCTCGACGTTCTGCATCAGCTTCGCGATCAGGGCAACACTATTGTGGTCATTGAGCACAACCTGGACGTGATTAAAACCGCGGACTGGATTGTCGATCTCGGCCCGGAAGGCGGCAGCGGCGGCGGTGAAATCCTCGTCTCCGGTACGCCAGAGACCGTTGCAGAGTGCGAAGCCTCGCACACCGCGCGCTTCCTTAAACCGTTGCTGTAA
- a CDS encoding glutathione S-transferase family protein, whose product MLTVHHLNQSRSHRVIWALEELSLPYEIVHYQREKTMLAPESLKRVHPLGKSPVIEDNGLILAESGAILEYLQETYDAESQLKPLDPAHKVQYRFWLHYAEGSLMPLLLMKLVFSSLGKPPVPFGIRTLGKALGQGVQKAYLNPQLETHARFIESHLAENSWFAGETLSMADIQMSFPIFALLARGGVEDLPHTHAWKKKVENRPAWQRTLEQGGPLTIPGEA is encoded by the coding sequence ATGCTCACGGTACATCACCTTAACCAGTCGCGCTCACACCGCGTGATCTGGGCTCTGGAAGAACTTTCTCTGCCCTATGAGATTGTTCACTACCAGCGCGAAAAAACGATGCTGGCTCCCGAGTCCCTTAAACGCGTGCATCCGTTGGGCAAGTCTCCGGTCATTGAAGACAACGGACTGATCCTTGCTGAATCCGGTGCCATTCTGGAGTATCTGCAGGAAACCTACGACGCAGAATCGCAGCTTAAGCCGCTGGATCCTGCCCATAAGGTGCAATACCGCTTCTGGCTACACTATGCAGAAGGTTCTCTTATGCCGCTGCTGTTAATGAAGCTGGTATTTAGCAGCCTCGGTAAACCGCCCGTGCCGTTTGGAATACGCACGCTGGGGAAAGCGCTGGGTCAGGGCGTGCAAAAGGCCTATCTCAATCCCCAGCTCGAAACCCACGCGCGTTTTATTGAATCTCACCTGGCTGAAAATAGCTGGTTTGCCGGAGAGACTCTCAGCATGGCCGATATTCAGATGAGTTTCCCGATTTTTGCCCTGCTGGCACGCGGCGGTGTCGAGGATCTTCCGCACACCCATGCCTGGAAGAAAAAGGTCGAAAATCGTCCTGCCTGGCAGAGAACCCTGGAACAAGGTGGGCCGTTAACGATCCCTGGCGAGGCGTAA
- a CDS encoding EAL domain-containing protein, with protein MNRSARRKMLRVVGIIMVVMLPVMLALWFAQLRAVSETSAQLRTFAELALDKTELVIEQVDLARAEAEKYQGKVCTPSHRQYMLNVVRGRLFIADLIYAEGQNFRCSSIFTPDRPYAISPANYIRKPDIAIYYYRDTPFFTGYKMTYMQRGNYVVVVNPLSYSEVMSTDHSLSWGVYDTVTNAFFSVSQKANVSLLNSMIRDKDVVFQKDDRFYTVVKSDKRPIAAIVSTSNKRFYETLYHQATLTLPLGMICSIIILLVWSRTHRELNSPGRLLHRALNKRQLCVHYQPIIDIKNNQCVGAEALLRWPGFNGPVMSPAEFIPLAEKEGMSERITDYVVEEVFSDLGHFLAAHPDLYISINLSATDFHSSRLIAMISDKARHYAVRAQQIKIEVTERGFIDVPKTTPVIQAFRQAGYEVAIDDFGTGYSNLHNLYSLNVDILKIDKSFIDTLTTNSTSHLIAEHIIEMAQSLRLKTIAEGVETAEQVSWLLKRGVQFCQGWHFAKAMPPQEFMTWQQQPLH; from the coding sequence ATGAATCGTAGCGCGCGGCGCAAGATGCTCAGAGTGGTAGGGATCATCATGGTAGTTATGCTGCCGGTGATGCTTGCGCTATGGTTTGCCCAGCTAAGAGCGGTGTCGGAAACAAGCGCGCAGTTACGCACATTTGCTGAACTGGCTTTAGACAAAACTGAACTGGTTATTGAACAGGTTGATCTGGCCCGGGCCGAAGCGGAAAAATATCAGGGTAAAGTTTGTACGCCGTCACATCGGCAATATATGTTGAACGTGGTTCGCGGCCGTCTGTTCATCGCTGATTTAATTTATGCCGAAGGCCAGAATTTTCGTTGCTCATCCATTTTTACCCCGGATCGGCCCTACGCGATCTCCCCCGCTAATTACATCCGTAAACCCGATATCGCTATCTATTATTACCGTGATACGCCATTTTTCACTGGCTATAAAATGACATATATGCAGCGCGGGAATTATGTCGTGGTGGTTAATCCGCTCTCGTACAGTGAAGTGATGTCCACCGATCACTCTCTCTCATGGGGCGTGTACGATACGGTAACGAATGCCTTCTTTTCCGTCAGTCAGAAAGCCAACGTTTCTTTATTAAACTCGATGATTCGGGATAAGGACGTGGTATTTCAAAAAGATGACCGTTTTTATACGGTGGTAAAATCGGATAAACGTCCGATTGCCGCCATCGTTTCAACGTCGAATAAACGCTTCTATGAAACGCTCTACCATCAGGCGACGTTGACGCTGCCGCTGGGAATGATCTGTAGCATCATTATTTTGCTGGTCTGGTCGCGCACCCACCGTGAGCTGAACTCCCCAGGACGATTGCTGCATCGGGCGCTGAATAAACGTCAGCTTTGTGTCCATTATCAGCCAATCATCGATATCAAGAATAATCAGTGCGTGGGGGCAGAGGCGTTGTTACGCTGGCCTGGTTTTAACGGGCCTGTCATGAGCCCGGCGGAATTCATCCCGCTGGCGGAAAAAGAGGGGATGAGTGAACGCATCACGGATTATGTTGTAGAAGAGGTCTTCAGCGATCTGGGCCATTTCCTGGCCGCGCATCCTGACCTCTATATTTCGATCAACCTGTCGGCGACGGATTTTCACTCTTCGCGGCTGATCGCCATGATATCCGACAAAGCGCGGCACTATGCCGTGCGTGCGCAGCAGATCAAAATCGAAGTGACGGAGCGCGGATTTATTGATGTGCCGAAAACTACGCCGGTTATCCAGGCTTTTCGTCAGGCGGGTTATGAAGTGGCAATCGACGATTTTGGTACAGGTTACTCGAACCTGCATAATCTCTACTCGCTGAATGTCGATATTCTGAAAATCGACAAATCCTTTATCGACACCCTAACCACCAACAGCACCAGCCATCTTATCGCCGAGCATATTATCGAGATGGCGCAGAGCCTGCGGCTCAAAACCATTGCGGAAGGGGTAGAAACTGCCGAGCAGGTAAGCTGGTTGTTGAAGCGCGGCGTACAGTTCTGTCAGGGATGGCACTTCGCGAAAGCGATGCCGCCCCAGGAGTTTATGACCTGGCAGCAGCAACCTTTGCACTGA
- the aphA gene encoding acid phosphatase AphA, with translation MRKITLALSAACLLFSLNSTVVARASAPTPLYTGTTAAILAEQAPIHWVSVAQIENSLMGRPPMAVGFDIDDTVLFSSPGFWRGKKTYSPDSEAYLKNPEFWEKMNNGWDEFSIPKEVARALIAMHVKRGDSIYFVTGRSQTKTETVSKTLQDDFLIPAASMNPVIFAGDKPGQNTKTQWLEQKHIKVFYGDSDNDISAARDVGARGIRVLRASNSTYRPLPMAGKFGEEVIVNSEY, from the coding sequence ATGCGCAAGATCACACTGGCGCTCAGCGCCGCCTGCTTATTGTTCTCGCTTAACAGTACGGTCGTCGCGCGCGCTTCCGCACCGACGCCGCTTTACACCGGCACTACCGCCGCTATTCTGGCTGAACAAGCCCCCATTCACTGGGTCTCTGTAGCCCAGATTGAAAACAGCCTGATGGGCCGCCCGCCAATGGCTGTGGGCTTTGATATTGACGATACCGTCCTCTTCTCCAGCCCCGGGTTCTGGCGCGGTAAAAAAACATACTCACCGGACAGCGAAGCGTATCTGAAAAACCCGGAATTCTGGGAAAAGATGAACAACGGCTGGGACGAATTCAGCATCCCGAAAGAGGTGGCCCGCGCGCTTATCGCCATGCATGTAAAACGCGGCGACAGCATCTACTTCGTTACCGGACGCAGTCAGACCAAAACGGAAACCGTCTCTAAAACCCTGCAGGATGATTTCCTGATCCCGGCGGCCAGCATGAACCCGGTGATTTTTGCGGGTGACAAACCGGGACAAAACACCAAAACCCAGTGGCTGGAGCAGAAACATATCAAAGTCTTCTACGGTGATTCAGACAACGATATCAGCGCCGCGCGTGATGTGGGAGCCAGAGGGATCAGGGTGTTACGCGCCTCAAACTCGACCTATCGCCCGCTGCCAATGGCCGGGAAGTTTGGCGAAGAGGTTATTGTGAACTCAGAGTATTAA
- the ssb1 gene encoding single-stranded DNA-binding protein SSB1, translated as MASRGVNKVILVGNLGQDPEVRYMPSGGAVANITLATSESWRDKATGEMKEQTEWHRVVLFGKLAEVAGEYLRKGSQVYIEGQLRTRKWTDQSGQEKYTTEVVVNVGGTMQMLGGRQGGGAPAGGGQQQGGWGQPQQPQGGNQFSGGAQSRPQQQSAPAPSNEPPMDFDDDIPF; from the coding sequence ATGGCCAGCAGAGGCGTAAACAAGGTGATTCTCGTCGGTAATCTGGGCCAGGACCCGGAAGTACGCTACATGCCGAGTGGTGGCGCAGTTGCCAACATTACGCTGGCTACTTCCGAATCCTGGCGTGACAAAGCGACCGGTGAGATGAAAGAGCAGACCGAATGGCACCGCGTTGTGCTATTTGGCAAACTGGCAGAAGTGGCCGGTGAGTATCTGCGTAAAGGCTCTCAGGTTTATATTGAAGGCCAACTGCGTACCCGCAAATGGACCGATCAATCCGGTCAGGAAAAATACACCACTGAAGTGGTGGTAAACGTTGGTGGCACCATGCAGATGCTGGGTGGCCGTCAGGGCGGCGGCGCACCAGCAGGTGGTGGCCAGCAGCAGGGCGGTTGGGGCCAGCCTCAGCAGCCACAGGGCGGCAACCAGTTCAGCGGCGGCGCGCAGTCTCGCCCGCAGCAGCAGTCCGCACCGGCACCGTCTAACGAACCGCCAATGGACTTCGACGACGATATTCCGTTCTGA
- a CDS encoding secondary thiamine-phosphate synthase enzyme YjbQ has protein sequence MWYQQTLTLSAKPRGFHLVTDEVIGQIRDLSRVKTGLLHLLLQHTSASLTLNENCDPTVRSDMERHFLKTVPDNASYEHDYEGADDMPSHIKSSLLGVSLMLPVHNGRLLLGTWQGIWLGEHRIHGGSRKIIATLQGE, from the coding sequence ATGTGGTACCAACAAACCCTGACCTTAAGCGCTAAACCTCGCGGATTTCACCTGGTGACGGATGAAGTTATCGGGCAGATCCGCGATCTGTCGCGCGTCAAAACGGGTTTGCTGCATCTGCTGCTTCAGCACACGTCGGCCTCTCTCACGCTTAATGAAAATTGCGATCCCACCGTCCGGTCTGATATGGAGCGGCATTTTCTGAAAACCGTTCCGGACAACGCCTCCTACGAGCATGACTATGAGGGGGCGGACGACATGCCTTCGCATATCAAATCTTCTCTGCTGGGCGTATCACTAATGCTGCCGGTACACAACGGGCGGCTTCTGCTGGGAACATGGCAAGGGATCTGGCTGGGAGAACATCGCATTCACGGTGGTTCGCGTAAAATTATCGCAACGCTACAAGGGGAATAA
- the soxR gene encoding redox-sensitive transcriptional activator SoxR — MEKRLPRIKALLTPGEVAKRSGVAVSALHFYESKGLIKSIRNAGNQRRYTRDVLRYVAIIKIAQRIGIPLATIGEAFGVLPEGHTLSPKEWKELSSQWREELDRRIHTLVALRDELDGCIGCGCLSRSDCPLRNPGDKLGEQGTGARLLEED; from the coding sequence ATGGAAAAGAGATTGCCGAGAATAAAAGCGCTTTTGACCCCGGGTGAAGTGGCTAAGCGAAGCGGTGTGGCAGTATCGGCGCTCCACTTCTATGAAAGTAAAGGGTTAATCAAAAGCATCCGTAACGCCGGAAACCAGCGGCGCTACACCCGTGACGTGCTTCGCTACGTGGCGATTATTAAAATTGCGCAACGAATCGGAATTCCCCTGGCCACCATCGGTGAAGCGTTCGGCGTGTTACCGGAAGGCCACACGCTGAGCCCGAAAGAGTGGAAAGAGCTGTCATCCCAGTGGCGTGAGGAGCTGGACCGGCGTATTCATACGCTGGTGGCGCTGCGTGACGAACTGGACGGGTGCATCGGTTGCGGCTGTTTGTCGCGCAGCGATTGCCCGTTACGCAACCCCGGTGACAAACTGGGCGAACAGGGGACGGGGGCGCGGCTGCTGGAAGAAGATTGA
- a CDS encoding MmcQ/YjbR family DNA-binding protein: protein MTISELLQYCMSKPGAEQSVHSDWKATQIKVGDVLFAMVKEVEGRPAASLKTSPELAELLRQQHDDVRPSKHLNKAHWSTVYLDGSLPGSQIYYLVDASYQQAVELLPEATRQQLSV, encoded by the coding sequence ATGACAATTTCGGAGCTACTGCAGTACTGCATGAGTAAGCCAGGCGCGGAGCAGAGCGTTCACAGCGACTGGAAAGCCACGCAGATTAAAGTGGGAGATGTGTTGTTTGCGATGGTGAAAGAGGTGGAAGGCCGCCCGGCGGCGTCGCTTAAAACCAGCCCGGAGCTGGCGGAGCTATTACGTCAGCAGCACGACGATGTCCGGCCGAGCAAACATCTGAACAAAGCGCACTGGAGTACGGTCTATCTCGACGGTTCACTCCCGGGGTCGCAGATTTACTACCTTGTGGACGCGTCTTATCAGCAGGCGGTTGAGCTGCTGCCGGAAGCGACCCGACAGCAACTCTCCGTGTGA
- the tyrB gene encoding aromatic amino acid transaminase, which translates to MFQKVDAYAGDPILSLMERFKEDPRSDKVNLSIGLYYNEDGIIPQLKAVAEAEARLNAAPHGASLYLPMEGLNTYRNAIAPLLFGADHAVLAQKRVATIQTLGGSGALKVGADFLKKYFPDSGVWVSDPTWENHVAIFEGAGFKVATYPWFDSETNGVRVDALLEKLNTLPERSIVLLHPCCHNPTGADLTNTQWDAVIEVLKARNLIPFLDIAYQGFGAGMEEDAYAIRAVASAGLPVLVSNSFSKIFSLYGERVGGLSVVCEDAEAAGRVLGQLKATVRRIYSSPPNFGAQVVATVLGDEQLKASWLAEVVSMRKRILSMRQELVNVLKEAVPGHNFDYLLKQRGMFSYTGLSAAQVERLREEFGVYLIASGRMCVAGLNASNVHRVAQAFAAVM; encoded by the coding sequence GTGTTTCAGAAAGTTGACGCCTACGCCGGCGACCCCATTCTCTCCTTAATGGAGCGTTTCAAAGAAGATCCTCGCAGCGACAAAGTGAATCTCAGCATTGGTCTGTATTACAACGAGGACGGCATTATTCCTCAGTTGAAAGCCGTTGCTGAAGCGGAAGCGCGTCTTAACGCCGCCCCGCACGGTGCTTCTCTTTATCTGCCGATGGAAGGGCTCAATACTTACCGTAACGCCATCGCGCCGCTGCTGTTTGGTGCCGATCACGCGGTGCTCGCACAAAAACGTGTTGCAACCATCCAGACCCTGGGCGGTTCAGGTGCGCTTAAAGTGGGTGCGGACTTCCTGAAAAAATACTTCCCGGATTCAGGGGTATGGGTCAGCGATCCCACCTGGGAAAACCACGTGGCGATTTTTGAGGGTGCTGGCTTTAAGGTGGCGACCTATCCATGGTTCGACAGTGAAACCAACGGCGTGCGCGTTGACGCGCTGCTGGAAAAACTAAATACCCTGCCAGAGCGCAGCATAGTGCTGCTGCACCCGTGCTGCCACAACCCGACCGGGGCAGATCTCACCAACACCCAGTGGGATGCGGTGATTGAGGTGCTGAAAGCGCGCAACCTGATCCCCTTCCTCGACATCGCCTATCAGGGCTTTGGCGCAGGGATGGAAGAAGATGCCTATGCCATCCGTGCCGTGGCCAGCGCTGGTCTGCCTGTTCTGGTCAGCAACTCGTTTTCAAAAATCTTCTCCCTGTACGGCGAGCGCGTGGGTGGCCTCTCTGTGGTGTGCGAAGACGCCGAAGCGGCAGGTCGCGTACTGGGGCAACTGAAGGCGACCGTGCGCCGCATCTACTCCAGCCCGCCAAACTTTGGCGCGCAAGTGGTGGCGACCGTGCTGGGAGACGAACAGCTAAAAGCCAGCTGGCTTGCAGAAGTGGTATCCATGCGTAAGCGTATTCTGTCGATGCGTCAGGAGTTGGTTAACGTGCTGAAAGAGGCCGTACCGGGGCATAACTTCGACTATCTGCTTAAACAGCGCGGGATGTTTAGCTACACCGGGCTGAGCGCCGCACAGGTTGAACGTCTGCGCGAAGAGTTCGGCGTCTACCTGATTGCCAGCGGACGTATGTGCGTGGCGGGTCTGAATGCCAGCAACGTTCATCGCGTGGCGCAGGCATTTGCTGCAGTAATGTAA
- a CDS encoding YjcB family protein codes for MATITTSMVLLRWPLLSAVLMFLASTLNIQFRKSDYAGLAVISTLLGLGAACWFATGLLGITLLDIAAVWENIKVVMVEAMSHTPPDWPMVIT; via the coding sequence ATGGCAACCATTACGACCAGCATGGTTCTCCTGCGCTGGCCTTTGTTGAGTGCGGTACTGATGTTTTTAGCCAGCACGCTGAACATTCAGTTTCGTAAATCTGACTACGCGGGTCTTGCGGTCATCAGTACGCTGTTAGGACTGGGCGCGGCTTGCTGGTTTGCAACGGGTCTGCTTGGTATCACCCTGCTGGATATTGCCGCCGTCTGGGAAAATATTAAAGTAGTGATGGTTGAGGCAATGAGCCATACGCCACCAGACTGGCCGATGGTAATTACCTGA